From one Azospirillum ramasamyi genomic stretch:
- a CDS encoding RidA family protein codes for MTGRIDARLAELGIELPQAAAPVAAYVPYTRSGNTLYISGQVTVWNGERKFVGKVGQDFTVEQGKEAARLCALNILAQAKAALGGDLDRVTRVLRLGGFVNSGPDFHDHPLVINGASELMRDVFGEAGQHARAAVGAPSLPGNVAVEVDAILEVA; via the coding sequence ATGACCGGTCGGATCGACGCGCGCCTGGCGGAACTGGGAATCGAGCTGCCGCAGGCCGCGGCCCCGGTGGCGGCCTATGTGCCCTACACCCGTTCGGGCAACACCCTTTACATCTCGGGCCAGGTCACGGTCTGGAACGGCGAGCGCAAGTTCGTCGGCAAGGTCGGCCAGGACTTCACGGTGGAGCAGGGCAAGGAAGCGGCGCGCCTTTGCGCGCTGAACATCCTGGCCCAGGCCAAGGCCGCACTGGGCGGCGACCTGGACCGCGTCACCCGCGTGCTGCGGCTGGGCGGCTTCGTCAACTCCGGCCCGGACTTCCACGATCATCCGCTGGTGATCAACGGCGCGTCGGAACTGATGCGCGACGTATTCGGCGAAGCCGGCCAGCATGCCCGCGCCGCGGTCGGCGCCCCATCGCTGCCCGGCAACGTCGCGGTCGAGGTCGACGCCATCCTGGAAGTGGCCTGA
- a CDS encoding GNAT family N-acetyltransferase: protein MPDGNDAITVKVLTGIGEADQQGWDACAGPGNPFLSHAFLLALEESGSANRKSGWRPSHLAAYDGSGRMVGAVPAYLKSHSYGEYVFDHAWANAYERAGGSYYPKLQVAVPFTPVPGPRLLAAPGPRADAVADALISALEQVAERYGVSSAHVTFPERADWDRLGQAGWLQRTGVQYHWHNRGYGSFDEFLEALNSRKRKAIRKERREVADSSVRLHTLTGDELKPQHWDAFHRFYLDTADRKWGGGYLNRRFFDLLGETMADRVVLVMCEDGGEWVAGALNLLGDDALYGRNWGSDGSYRFLHFEACYYRALDFAIERGLARVEAGAQGEHKIQRGYMPVPTYSAHWIADPGFRRAVDRYLAQERPAVAAEIEALGDELSPYRREG, encoded by the coding sequence ATGCCCGACGGCAACGACGCGATCACCGTCAAAGTTCTGACCGGGATCGGCGAGGCGGACCAGCAGGGCTGGGACGCCTGCGCCGGTCCCGGCAACCCGTTCCTGTCCCACGCCTTTCTCCTGGCGCTGGAGGAGTCGGGCTCGGCGAACCGCAAGTCGGGCTGGCGTCCCAGCCATCTCGCCGCCTATGACGGTTCCGGCCGGATGGTGGGCGCGGTGCCCGCCTATCTGAAAAGCCATTCCTACGGCGAATATGTCTTCGACCATGCCTGGGCCAACGCCTATGAGCGGGCGGGCGGCAGCTATTACCCCAAGCTGCAGGTAGCGGTGCCCTTCACGCCGGTGCCTGGGCCGCGCCTGCTGGCGGCGCCGGGACCGCGGGCGGATGCCGTCGCCGATGCTTTGATTTCGGCGCTGGAGCAGGTCGCGGAACGCTACGGCGTCTCTTCCGCCCATGTCACCTTCCCGGAGCGTGCGGACTGGGACCGGCTGGGGCAGGCCGGCTGGCTGCAGCGGACCGGCGTGCAGTATCATTGGCACAACCGCGGCTATGGCAGCTTCGACGAATTCCTGGAGGCGCTGAACTCCCGCAAGCGCAAGGCGATCCGCAAGGAAAGGCGCGAAGTCGCCGACAGCAGCGTCCGCCTGCACACCCTGACCGGCGACGAACTGAAGCCGCAGCATTGGGACGCCTTCCACCGCTTCTACCTGGACACGGCCGACCGCAAATGGGGCGGCGGCTATCTCAACCGCCGCTTCTTCGACCTGCTGGGCGAGACGATGGCCGACCGGGTGGTTCTGGTGATGTGCGAGGATGGCGGGGAGTGGGTGGCGGGGGCGCTGAACCTGCTGGGCGACGATGCGCTGTACGGCCGCAACTGGGGCTCGGATGGGAGCTACCGCTTTCTGCATTTCGAGGCCTGCTATTACCGCGCGCTGGATTTCGCCATTGAACGCGGGCTGGCGCGCGTCGAAGCGGGCGCGCAGGGCGAACACAAGATCCAGCGCGGCTACATGCCGGTGCCGACCTACAGCGCCCATTGGATCGCCGACCCCGGTTTCCGCCGCGCAGTGGACCGCTATCTGGCGCAGGAACGCCCGGCGGTGGCGGCGGAGATCGAGGCGCTGGGCGACGAACTGTCGCCCTACCGGCGGGAGGGCTAG
- a CDS encoding CaiB/BaiF CoA transferase family protein, with the protein MPLPFLTGLRVIDLGQYLPGPHAAQLLGDLGATVVKVEPPAGDPLRRLGPADSDGTTAAYKLLNAGKTVIRLDLKSAEGRKALEDLLAKADALIESYRPGVMDKLGLGRERLRQINPRLVHASLSGWGYDGPYATRAGHDLNYMAVGGGLDASGLPDRPVISYLPVADFASAQQTALAVAGALFGRERSGQGCFLDLSIMESVLGWQGLNLTAAARGTMPKRAEALLSGGAACYRIYRTADGRFATLSALEAKFWQGFCEAVGRPDWIARQDDPLPQTALTAELEALFATRTLAEWKALLDPVDCCFEALPELAEVPTHPHVAARGQIRVTAGPEPLVETLMGLRVDGAPPPERAPLRESDAAAVLAGWV; encoded by the coding sequence ATGCCCCTGCCCTTCCTGACCGGACTGCGCGTCATCGACCTCGGCCAGTACCTGCCGGGACCGCATGCGGCCCAGTTGCTGGGCGATCTGGGCGCCACGGTGGTGAAGGTGGAGCCTCCGGCGGGCGATCCGCTGCGCCGGCTGGGCCCCGCCGACAGCGACGGCACCACCGCCGCCTACAAGCTGCTGAACGCCGGCAAGACCGTCATCCGCCTCGACCTGAAGTCGGCGGAGGGGCGCAAGGCTCTGGAAGACCTGTTGGCGAAGGCCGATGCGCTGATCGAGAGCTACCGGCCGGGCGTGATGGACAAGCTGGGGCTGGGGCGCGAGCGGCTGCGGCAGATCAATCCGCGGCTGGTGCATGCCAGCCTGTCGGGCTGGGGCTATGACGGCCCCTACGCCACGCGGGCCGGGCACGACCTGAACTACATGGCGGTCGGCGGCGGGCTCGACGCCTCCGGGCTGCCGGACCGCCCGGTCATCAGCTATCTGCCGGTGGCGGATTTCGCCTCGGCCCAGCAGACGGCGCTGGCGGTGGCCGGCGCGCTGTTCGGGCGGGAACGGTCGGGACAAGGCTGTTTCCTCGATCTGTCGATCATGGAATCGGTGTTGGGCTGGCAGGGCTTGAACCTGACGGCGGCGGCGCGCGGCACCATGCCGAAGCGCGCCGAGGCGCTGCTGTCGGGCGGCGCCGCCTGCTATCGCATCTATCGCACCGCCGATGGCCGCTTCGCCACCCTGTCGGCGCTGGAGGCCAAGTTCTGGCAAGGCTTCTGCGAAGCGGTCGGCCGCCCCGACTGGATCGCCCGGCAGGACGACCCGCTGCCCCAGACCGCCCTGACCGCGGAGTTGGAGGCGCTGTTCGCGACGCGGACGCTGGCGGAGTGGAAGGCCCTGCTCGATCCCGTCGACTGCTGTTTCGAGGCGTTGCCCGAACTGGCCGAGGTGCCCACCCACCCGCATGTCGCCGCGCGCGGCCAGATCCGCGTCACGGCCGGGCCGGAACCGCTGGTGGAAACGCTGATGGGCCTGCGCGTCGACGGCGCCCCGCCGCCGGAACGCGCGCCCTTGCGGGAAAGCGATGCCGCCGCGGTGCTGGCCGGCTGGGTTTAA
- the moaA gene encoding GTP 3',8-cyclase MoaA, protein MTDSVSEAKSPAATAPLIDPFGRKVEYLRVSVTDRCDLRCVYCMAEDMSFLPKAEVLTLEELDRLCSAFVKLGTRKLRLTGGEPLVRRDVMRLIRSLGRHIESGDLDELTLTTNGTMLFKHAAGLYEAGVRRINVSLDTLDPHKFQAITRWGKLDKILGGIQAAKDAGLKIKINTVALKGVNDDEVHRMVAWCGEQGFDLTFIEVMPMGDIGEGARMDQYWPLTMLKAELQKRWTLTESDHRTGGPARYVRVEETGQRVGFITPLTHNFCESCNRVRLTCTGTLYMCLGQEDAADLRTPLRVSDEDGPLIDAVREAITRKPKGHDFIIDRRHQGPAVGRHMSVTGG, encoded by the coding sequence ATGACCGATTCAGTGTCCGAAGCCAAATCGCCAGCCGCCACCGCTCCGCTGATCGACCCGTTCGGCCGGAAGGTGGAGTATCTGCGCGTGTCGGTGACCGACCGCTGCGACCTTCGCTGCGTCTACTGCATGGCGGAGGACATGAGCTTCCTGCCCAAGGCGGAGGTTCTGACGCTGGAGGAGCTGGACCGGCTGTGCAGCGCCTTCGTGAAGCTGGGCACCCGCAAGCTGCGCCTGACCGGCGGCGAGCCGCTGGTGCGGCGCGACGTGATGCGGCTGATCCGCTCGCTCGGCCGCCACATCGAATCGGGCGACCTGGACGAGCTGACGCTGACCACCAACGGCACCATGCTGTTCAAGCATGCGGCCGGGCTCTACGAGGCCGGGGTGCGGCGGATCAACGTCTCGCTCGACACGCTGGACCCGCACAAGTTCCAGGCCATCACCCGCTGGGGCAAGCTGGACAAGATCCTGGGCGGCATCCAGGCGGCCAAGGACGCCGGGCTGAAGATCAAGATCAACACGGTGGCGCTGAAGGGCGTCAACGACGATGAAGTCCACCGCATGGTGGCGTGGTGCGGCGAGCAGGGCTTCGACCTGACCTTCATCGAGGTCATGCCGATGGGCGACATCGGCGAGGGCGCCCGCATGGACCAGTATTGGCCGCTGACCATGCTGAAGGCCGAGCTGCAGAAGCGCTGGACCCTGACCGAGAGCGACCACCGCACCGGCGGCCCCGCCCGCTATGTGCGGGTGGAGGAGACCGGCCAGCGCGTCGGCTTCATCACGCCGCTGACCCACAATTTCTGCGAAAGCTGCAACCGCGTGCGGCTGACCTGCACCGGCACGCTGTACATGTGCCTGGGCCAGGAGGACGCCGCCGACCTGCGCACGCCGCTGCGCGTCAGCGACGAGGACGGCCCGCTGATCGACGCGGTGCGCGAAGCCATCACCCGCAAGCCCAAGGGCCACGACTTCATCATCGACCGCCGGCACCAGGGCCCGGCCGTCGGGCGGCACATGAGCGTTACGGGTGGGTGA
- a CDS encoding 4Fe-4S dicluster domain-containing protein yields the protein MKIGDRTVLVCDCAHSIALDGTALGKACGDGSAVTVHTQLCRAQLDRFEKAVANGQPLLVACTQEAPLFSEIAEEVAPDTSVTFTNIRERAGWSDEGAQALPKIAALLAEAALPIPPTGALTLTSQGTCLVYGADERAIEAGRQLAKHLDVTVLLTNPKDIAPPQVMDVAIFRGRIRSGRGWVGAFEIVVDDYAPALPSSRGTLGFEPVRQGASARCDLILDLTGGTPLFPDHKRRDGYLRPDPDSPVEVAKALMEMADLVGEFEKPRFVDFKADLCAHSRSRKTGCTRCLDVCPTGAVTPNGDHVAIDPHVCAGCGSCAAVCPTGAATYALPPAATVYERLRTLLTTYRKAGGAAPALLIHDPRHGDELVGMMSRHGRGLPARVLPFALHEVTQVGFDLFALALAYGCTHVRVLTGPENEGETAGLASQVGLAEAAFSGLGYGSGRVAVIDAADPDAVADELWALPADTVEAGMFLPMGPKRTVTMLALRHLHKAAPAPVDVLPLPPGAPFGRVSVDVAGCTLCLSCVGACPTGALLDNPDKPMLSFSQDACVQCGLCKTTCPEKVISLVPEIDFRDQARGATVIKEEEPFCCVSCGKPFAAKSAIEKIVTTLAGKHAMFATPEAANRIRMCEDCRVRDQFERGNDPFAMGRPPLPRTTEDDLREREEAQREAQLAAVRQKLI from the coding sequence ATGAAGATCGGCGATCGGACGGTGCTCGTCTGCGACTGCGCGCACAGCATCGCGCTGGACGGGACGGCTCTGGGCAAGGCATGCGGCGACGGCAGCGCCGTCACCGTGCATACCCAGCTGTGCCGGGCGCAGCTCGACCGCTTCGAGAAGGCGGTTGCCAACGGCCAGCCGCTGCTGGTCGCCTGCACGCAGGAAGCACCGCTTTTCAGTGAAATCGCGGAGGAAGTGGCGCCGGACACGTCGGTGACCTTCACCAACATCCGCGAGCGCGCCGGCTGGTCGGACGAGGGCGCCCAGGCGCTGCCGAAGATCGCGGCGCTGCTGGCCGAGGCCGCCCTGCCGATCCCGCCCACCGGCGCCCTGACCCTGACCTCCCAGGGCACCTGCCTGGTCTACGGCGCCGACGAGCGCGCCATCGAGGCCGGGCGCCAGCTGGCGAAGCATCTGGACGTCACCGTCCTGCTGACCAACCCCAAGGACATCGCGCCGCCGCAGGTGATGGACGTCGCGATCTTCCGCGGGCGCATCCGCAGCGGACGCGGCTGGGTCGGCGCCTTCGAGATCGTGGTGGACGACTATGCCCCGGCATTGCCCTCCTCGCGCGGGACGCTGGGGTTCGAGCCGGTGCGGCAAGGGGCGTCGGCCCGCTGCGACCTGATCCTCGACCTGACCGGCGGCACGCCGCTGTTCCCCGACCACAAGCGCCGCGACGGCTACCTCCGCCCCGACCCCGACAGCCCGGTCGAGGTGGCGAAGGCCCTGATGGAGATGGCCGATCTGGTCGGCGAGTTCGAGAAGCCGCGCTTCGTCGACTTCAAGGCCGATCTCTGCGCCCATTCCCGCAGCCGCAAGACCGGCTGCACCCGCTGCCTCGACGTCTGCCCGACCGGCGCGGTCACGCCCAACGGCGACCATGTGGCCATCGACCCGCATGTCTGCGCCGGCTGCGGATCCTGCGCCGCGGTCTGCCCGACCGGCGCCGCCACCTATGCCCTGCCGCCCGCCGCCACGGTGTATGAGCGGCTGCGCACGCTGCTGACCACCTACCGCAAGGCCGGCGGCGCCGCCCCCGCCCTGCTGATCCACGATCCGCGCCACGGCGACGAACTGGTCGGCATGATGTCCCGGCACGGCCGCGGCCTGCCGGCCCGCGTGCTGCCCTTCGCCCTGCACGAGGTGACGCAGGTCGGCTTCGACCTGTTCGCGCTGGCGCTCGCCTATGGCTGCACCCATGTCCGCGTGCTGACCGGGCCGGAGAACGAGGGGGAGACCGCCGGGCTGGCCTCGCAGGTCGGGCTGGCGGAGGCCGCCTTCAGCGGGCTCGGCTACGGGTCCGGCCGGGTGGCGGTGATCGACGCCGCCGATCCCGACGCGGTGGCGGACGAGCTGTGGGCGCTCCCCGCCGACACGGTGGAGGCCGGCATGTTCCTGCCGATGGGGCCGAAGCGCACCGTCACCATGCTGGCCCTGCGCCACCTGCACAAGGCCGCCCCCGCCCCCGTGGATGTCCTGCCGCTGCCGCCGGGCGCCCCCTTCGGCCGGGTGTCGGTGGATGTGGCGGGCTGCACGCTCTGCCTGTCCTGCGTCGGCGCCTGCCCCACGGGCGCGCTGCTCGACAATCCCGACAAGCCGATGCTGTCCTTCTCCCAGGATGCCTGCGTGCAGTGCGGCCTGTGCAAGACCACCTGCCCCGAGAAGGTCATCTCGCTGGTGCCGGAGATCGATTTCCGTGACCAGGCGCGCGGCGCGACGGTTATCAAGGAGGAGGAGCCCTTCTGCTGCGTGTCCTGCGGCAAGCCCTTCGCTGCCAAGTCGGCGATCGAGAAGATCGTGACGACGCTGGCGGGCAAGCACGCGATGTTCGCGACGCCGGAGGCCGCCAACCGCATCCGCATGTGCGAGGATTGCCGCGTCCGCGACCAGTTCGAGCGCGGCAACGATCCCTTCGCCATGGGCCGCCCGCCGCTGCCCCGCACCACCGAAGACGACCTGCGCGAACGCGAGGAGGCCCAGAGGGAAGCACAACTGGCGGCGGTGCGGCAGAAGCTGATATGA
- a CDS encoding substrate-binding domain-containing protein, with translation MLRRSFVLGAAAAAAMTGLIQAAAPSAASAASAADRFITVASTTSTEDSGLFGSILPKFTAKTGIEVRVVAKGTGQAIDLAKRGDADVLFVHHKPSEEKFVAEGFSTERKPVMYNDFVIVGPAADPAGIKGGKDVSAALAKIAAAKAPFVSRGDDSGTHKAELALWKTANLDPAKAEPKESWYRSIGQGMGPTLNTAAAMNGYALADRGTWLNFKNRGPLTVLVEGDKRLFNQYGAMVVNPAKFAHVKAADGQAFVDWLVSPEGQKAIAEYAINGEQLFFPNANEPGA, from the coding sequence ATGCTGCGCCGTTCGTTCGTGCTGGGAGCCGCCGCCGCCGCGGCCATGACCGGCCTGATCCAGGCTGCCGCCCCGTCGGCCGCGTCGGCCGCGTCGGCCGCCGACCGTTTCATCACGGTGGCCTCCACCACCTCGACCGAGGATTCCGGCCTGTTCGGCTCCATCCTGCCGAAATTCACCGCCAAGACGGGCATCGAGGTGCGGGTCGTCGCCAAGGGCACCGGCCAGGCCATCGACCTCGCCAAGCGCGGCGATGCCGACGTGCTGTTCGTCCACCACAAGCCGTCGGAAGAGAAGTTCGTCGCCGAAGGCTTCTCCACCGAGCGCAAGCCGGTGATGTACAACGACTTCGTCATCGTCGGCCCGGCCGCCGACCCGGCCGGCATCAAGGGCGGCAAGGACGTCTCCGCCGCCCTGGCGAAGATCGCCGCCGCCAAGGCCCCCTTCGTGTCGCGCGGCGACGACAGCGGCACGCACAAGGCCGAACTCGCGCTGTGGAAGACCGCCAACCTCGACCCGGCCAAGGCGGAGCCCAAGGAGAGCTGGTACCGCTCCATCGGCCAGGGCATGGGTCCGACGCTGAACACCGCCGCCGCGATGAACGGCTATGCCCTGGCCGACCGCGGCACCTGGCTGAACTTCAAGAACCGCGGCCCGCTGACGGTGCTGGTGGAGGGCGACAAGCGCCTGTTCAACCAGTATGGCGCGATGGTGGTCAACCCGGCCAAGTTCGCCCACGTCAAGGCGGCCGACGGGCAGGCCTTCGTCGACTGGCTGGTCTCGCCCGAGGGCCAGAAGGCCATCGCCGAATACGCCATCAACGGCGAACAGCTGTTCTTCCCCAACGCCAACGAGCCGGGGGCGTAA
- a CDS encoding ABC transporter permease: protein MITTLDEALLQIVGLSLRVSLTAVAAATLIGLPLGAAVAALKFPGRRAVAVVLNTMMGLPPVVVGLLVYLLLSRSGPFGVLGLLFTPTAMIVAQTVMIVPIIASLSRQTVEDLLFEYDDVLRVTGAGPFRRMATLLAEARWSLVTTVLAGFGRASAEVGAVMIVGGNIEHVTRVMTTAIALETSKGDLPMALALGLVLMTLSLAVNLTASMLKETGARV from the coding sequence ATGATCACAACGCTGGACGAGGCGCTGCTGCAGATCGTCGGACTGTCGTTGCGGGTCAGCCTGACCGCCGTCGCCGCCGCCACGCTGATCGGGCTGCCGCTCGGCGCCGCGGTCGCCGCGCTGAAATTTCCCGGGCGGCGCGCCGTCGCCGTCGTGCTGAACACGATGATGGGGCTGCCGCCGGTGGTGGTCGGGCTGCTGGTCTACCTGCTGCTGTCGCGCTCCGGCCCGTTCGGCGTGCTGGGGCTGCTGTTCACGCCCACGGCCATGATCGTCGCCCAGACGGTGATGATCGTGCCGATCATCGCCTCCCTCTCCCGCCAGACGGTGGAGGATCTGCTGTTCGAGTATGACGACGTTCTGCGCGTGACCGGCGCCGGGCCGTTCCGGCGGATGGCGACCCTGCTGGCGGAGGCGCGCTGGAGCCTCGTCACCACCGTGCTCGCCGGGTTCGGCCGCGCGTCGGCGGAGGTCGGGGCGGTGATGATCGTCGGCGGCAACATCGAGCATGTCACCCGCGTCATGACCACGGCCATCGCGCTGGAAACCAGCAAGGGCGACCTGCCGATGGCGCTGGCGCTCGGCCTCGTCCTGATGACCCTGTCGCTGGCCGTCAACCTCACCGCGTCCATGCTGAAGGAAACGGGAGCGCGGGTCTGA
- the fdhD gene encoding formate dehydrogenase accessory sulfurtransferase FdhD produces the protein MSLKTFTIAPDPADPKLTERVRGLDQDGREIETAVTVERPLTLYLNGQEIVTMMTIGDYPDCLAVGYLLNQNMLRRDDRITGIDVDEETDTVVVRTERATDYEAKLKKKTLTSGCAQGTAFGDVMETFESVSLPADVRLRTSWIYALSRQINLQPSLYLEAGAIHGCVLCQEDRPLVYMEDVGRHNAVDKVAGYMHLNGIPAGDKIFYTTGRLTSEMVIKTVQMGIPILISRSGFTAWGVQLARQANLTLVGRAKGKRFIALAGTDRLVFDTDGALADASGAADEDRRHARKGSRDDD, from the coding sequence ATGAGTCTTAAGACCTTCACCATAGCGCCGGACCCGGCGGACCCCAAGTTGACGGAGCGCGTGCGCGGTCTGGATCAGGACGGCCGCGAGATCGAAACCGCCGTCACGGTGGAAAGGCCGCTGACCCTGTACCTGAACGGGCAGGAAATCGTCACGATGATGACGATCGGCGACTATCCCGATTGTCTGGCCGTCGGCTATCTGCTGAACCAGAACATGCTGCGGCGCGACGACCGCATCACCGGCATTGACGTGGACGAGGAAACCGACACCGTCGTCGTCCGCACCGAGCGCGCGACCGACTATGAAGCCAAGCTGAAGAAGAAGACGCTGACCTCCGGCTGCGCCCAGGGCACCGCCTTCGGCGACGTGATGGAAACCTTCGAGTCCGTCAGCCTGCCCGCCGACGTGCGGCTCCGCACCTCGTGGATCTACGCGCTGTCCAGGCAGATCAACCTGCAGCCCAGCCTGTATCTGGAGGCTGGCGCCATCCATGGTTGCGTGCTGTGTCAGGAGGACCGGCCGCTGGTCTACATGGAGGACGTCGGCCGCCACAATGCGGTGGACAAGGTCGCCGGCTACATGCATCTGAACGGCATTCCGGCCGGGGACAAGATTTTCTACACCACCGGGCGCCTGACCTCTGAGATGGTCATCAAGACGGTGCAGATGGGCATTCCGATCCTGATCTCGCGCTCCGGCTTCACCGCCTGGGGCGTGCAGCTGGCGCGGCAGGCCAACCTGACGCTGGTCGGCCGGGCCAAGGGCAAGCGCTTCATCGCGCTGGCCGGCACCGACCGGCTGGTCTTCGACACCGATGGAGCCCTGGCCGATGCCTCCGGTGCAGCCGACGAGGACCGCCGGCATGCACGCAAGGGAAGCCGCGATGATGACTGA
- the mobA gene encoding molybdenum cofactor guanylyltransferase MobA, with protein sequence MMTETAHRDIGGVLLAGGLSRRMGGGDKCLRPLGGRTILERIVATVRPQVGPLVLNANGDPARFAHLHLPVAADVVEGYAGPLAGVLTGMEWMRGTAPGVAWVASFATDAPFIPRDLVSRMAAALEREGADLACARSAGQEHPVFGLWPIRLAGDLRRAMVDEGIRKVDAWTARYRLAVADFDVGPVDPFFNTNRPEDLAEAERLLASGHV encoded by the coding sequence ATGATGACTGAGACAGCACACCGGGATATTGGCGGCGTCCTGCTGGCCGGGGGCCTGTCGCGCCGGATGGGCGGCGGCGACAAGTGCCTGCGTCCACTGGGCGGCCGGACCATCCTGGAGCGGATCGTCGCCACCGTCCGGCCGCAGGTCGGCCCGCTGGTGCTGAACGCCAACGGCGACCCGGCCCGCTTCGCCCATCTCCATCTGCCGGTCGCGGCGGATGTGGTGGAGGGCTATGCCGGCCCGCTCGCCGGCGTGCTGACCGGCATGGAGTGGATGCGCGGCACCGCCCCCGGCGTCGCCTGGGTCGCCAGCTTCGCCACCGACGCGCCCTTCATCCCGCGCGACCTCGTTTCCCGCATGGCGGCGGCGCTGGAGCGCGAGGGCGCCGATCTCGCCTGCGCCCGGTCCGCCGGTCAGGAGCATCCCGTCTTCGGTCTGTGGCCGATCCGCCTGGCCGGCGATCTGCGCCGGGCGATGGTGGATGAGGGCATCCGCAAGGTCGATGCCTGGACCGCCCGCTACCGGCTGGCCGTCGCCGACTTCGACGTCGGGCCGGTCGATCCCTTCTTCAACACCAACCGGCCGGAGGATCTGGCCGAGGCGGAACGCCTGCTGGCGTCGGGACATGTGTGA
- a CDS encoding DUF3305 domain-containing protein: protein MTEQLAPQSLERIETMPLGIVVERRRGVTAWADWSWRPVSVIPGAGPVDPPGRLLMEGEGWSQSHAVTLTLELFRTDTEGYRLNLSQDPPRLWVVMRPGADGEELVPFIVTASAHEGEGYQVGSDVVETVPMPAEVIALVRDFVEQHHVDVPFHKRERKRHFEKEERRR from the coding sequence ATGACTGAACAGCTTGCTCCCCAATCGCTTGAGCGCATCGAGACCATGCCGCTGGGCATCGTGGTGGAGCGCCGCCGCGGCGTCACCGCCTGGGCCGACTGGAGCTGGCGCCCGGTGTCGGTCATCCCCGGCGCCGGCCCGGTCGATCCGCCCGGCCGCCTCCTGATGGAGGGCGAGGGCTGGAGCCAAAGCCATGCCGTCACCCTGACGCTGGAGCTGTTCCGCACCGACACCGAGGGCTACCGCCTGAACCTGTCGCAGGACCCGCCGCGCCTGTGGGTGGTGATGCGCCCCGGTGCGGATGGCGAGGAGCTGGTGCCCTTCATCGTCACCGCGTCGGCCCATGAAGGGGAGGGCTATCAGGTCGGCAGCGACGTGGTGGAAACCGTGCCGATGCCGGCGGAAGTGATCGCGCTGGTCCGCGATTTCGTCGAGCAGCACCATGTCGACGTCCCCTTCCACAAGCGCGAACGCAAGCGCCACTTCGAGAAGGAGGAGCGGCGGCGATGA
- a CDS encoding DUF3306 domain-containing protein — protein MSDEAFLSRWSRLKRTAVKPEPEAVDVAPPVEAVPHPVAVAEEVPADSALPDALTSATEDADGETDDPLKDLPPVEELTGESDYTPFLRAEVPEDVHRQALRKLWTSDPIYANDDGLKDYADDYASLFTGNVPVKTLYRVGEGFLNMLDEKAEGGPDALPSADAEAVAGDDTPTSQPAIPSPPGPHANEVCTDAADKASVPRQRGEG, from the coding sequence ATGAGCGATGAAGCCTTCCTGTCGCGCTGGTCGCGCCTGAAACGCACCGCCGTCAAGCCGGAACCGGAGGCCGTCGACGTTGCGCCGCCCGTCGAGGCGGTGCCGCATCCGGTCGCGGTCGCCGAGGAAGTGCCGGCCGATTCCGCCCTGCCGGACGCTTTGACCAGCGCCACGGAGGACGCGGATGGCGAAACCGACGACCCGCTGAAGGATCTGCCGCCGGTCGAGGAGTTGACCGGCGAGTCCGACTACACCCCCTTCCTGCGCGCCGAGGTGCCGGAGGATGTGCACCGTCAGGCATTGCGTAAGCTGTGGACCTCCGATCCGATCTACGCCAATGACGACGGATTGAAGGACTATGCCGACGATTATGCCAGCCTGTTCACCGGCAATGTCCCGGTGAAGACCCTCTACCGCGTCGGTGAAGGGTTCCTGAACATGCTGGACGAGAAGGCGGAGGGCGGTCCCGACGCCTTGCCGTCGGCGGATGCCGAGGCCGTTGCCGGGGACGACACTCCCACCTCTCAACCTGCGATCCCCTCGCCGCCCGGTCCACACGCAAACGAGGTTTGCACCGACGCGGCAGACAAAGCTTCGGTCCCCCGGCAGCGGGGAGAGGGGTAG